From a single Couchioplanes caeruleus genomic region:
- a CDS encoding putative bifunctional diguanylate cyclase/phosphodiesterase: MGAAQQRSSMPGGRGSVSARRGAVAAVGGALAVDAALWALFPGQFADLETAFWVMAVLALAVDARPYVVANRRASSVILPSICFTFGIVLAWGFVPALAVQLAAMAVAGVRMRQSARRALHLAVQHASALASAALVAGLAGLRIGREPDWSEALLMIAASVAWICGRYGLDAVSSRVLTGGRKPKRPERWGLEWFATASLLLLGPIVLAAAQVGLALVPLVLLALHAVHRMVRSAGEYERAARVDALTGLPNRRALQASVAERGAGRGSHRPERRMALLLLDLDRFRTVNDALGHAHGDRLLIQVAQRLAAVVPPHDLVVRLGGDEFAVLATRVDGPAAARRIATHLADALGAPFAVDGLPIDVSASIGIALQSERGSDGAALLRQAEAAMYDAKQRGAQFAVYARDADHHTPDLTLLADLRRSLQQEPAEGLMLYYQPQIAIATGEVVGVEALLRWQHPDRGMVGPEELLRVVEQTPVMRLLTSRVLAEVISQLAAWRADGRTVRASVNVSVRDLHAADIAEEIQTLLLRYAVPADQLQLEITESALMADPHRVLDTITRLDRMGVAISLDDFGTGYSSLQHLRRLPLAEVKIDRSFVLGMAADRGDAAIVRSVIALADSLGLRVVAEGVEDERTWKLLAADGCHAAQGWFHARPMPAAELAGWLARYRPLRPGREPGALAAT, from the coding sequence ATGGGTGCCGCACAGCAGCGCAGCTCCATGCCGGGTGGGCGGGGGTCGGTCAGTGCCAGGCGGGGTGCCGTCGCCGCCGTCGGGGGTGCCCTGGCCGTCGACGCCGCGCTGTGGGCGCTCTTTCCTGGGCAGTTCGCCGACTTGGAGACCGCCTTCTGGGTGATGGCCGTGCTCGCTCTCGCCGTGGACGCGCGGCCCTATGTGGTCGCGAACCGGCGGGCCAGTTCCGTCATCCTCCCGTCGATCTGTTTCACCTTCGGGATCGTGCTCGCCTGGGGGTTCGTGCCCGCGCTGGCCGTGCAACTCGCCGCCATGGCGGTCGCCGGGGTGCGGATGCGGCAGTCCGCGAGGCGGGCGCTGCACCTTGCCGTACAGCATGCTTCCGCGCTCGCCTCGGCCGCTCTGGTGGCCGGGCTGGCCGGGTTGCGGATCGGGCGGGAGCCGGACTGGAGCGAGGCGCTGCTCATGATCGCGGCCTCCGTCGCCTGGATCTGCGGGCGGTACGGGCTCGACGCCGTGTCCTCGCGGGTGCTGACCGGCGGGCGGAAGCCGAAGCGGCCCGAGCGGTGGGGGCTGGAGTGGTTCGCCACCGCCTCGTTGCTGCTCCTGGGGCCCATCGTGCTGGCCGCTGCGCAGGTGGGGCTGGCGCTCGTACCCCTGGTGCTGCTTGCTCTGCACGCCGTGCACCGGATGGTTCGGTCGGCCGGCGAGTACGAGCGGGCCGCTCGCGTCGATGCGCTGACCGGGTTGCCGAACCGGCGCGCCTTGCAGGCATCGGTCGCCGAGCGGGGTGCTGGGCGGGGATCGCATCGGCCCGAGCGGCGGATGGCGTTGCTGCTTCTGGACCTCGACCGTTTCCGTACGGTCAATGACGCGCTCGGGCACGCCCACGGTGACCGGCTGCTCATCCAGGTGGCTCAGCGGCTGGCTGCCGTCGTACCCCCGCATGATCTTGTCGTCCGGCTCGGGGGTGACGAATTCGCCGTGCTGGCCACCCGGGTCGACGGGCCGGCCGCGGCCCGGCGGATCGCCACGCACCTGGCCGACGCGCTCGGGGCGCCGTTCGCGGTCGACGGGTTGCCCATCGATGTCAGCGCGTCGATCGGCATCGCCCTGCAGTCCGAGCGGGGAAGCGACGGCGCGGCCTTGCTGCGGCAGGCCGAAGCCGCCATGTACGACGCCAAGCAGCGCGGAGCGCAGTTCGCCGTCTACGCGCGTGACGCCGACCACCACACGCCCGACCTGACCCTCCTCGCCGACCTGCGCCGTTCGCTGCAGCAGGAGCCCGCCGAGGGGCTGATGCTCTACTACCAGCCGCAGATCGCCATCGCGACCGGCGAGGTCGTCGGCGTGGAGGCCCTGTTGCGGTGGCAGCATCCCGATCGCGGCATGGTGGGTCCCGAGGAGCTGCTGCGGGTCGTCGAGCAGACGCCCGTCATGCGCCTGCTGACCAGCCGCGTCCTGGCCGAGGTGATCTCGCAGCTGGCCGCCTGGCGCGCTGACGGGCGGACCGTCCGGGCGTCGGTCAACGTCAGCGTGCGCGACCTGCACGCGGCGGACATCGCCGAGGAGATCCAGACCCTGCTTCTCCGGTACGCCGTCCCGGCCGACCAGCTGCAGCTCGAGATCACCGAGAGTGCGCTGATGGCCGACCCGCACCGGGTGCTGGACACGATCACCCGGCTGGACCGGATGGGCGTGGCGATCTCCCTCGACGACTTCGGGACCGGGTACTCGTCGCTGCAGCACCTGCGGCGGCTGCCGCTCGCCGAAGTCAAGATCGACCGGTCGTTCGTGCTGGGCATGGCGGCCGACCGGGGCGACGCCGCGATCGTACGGTCGGTCATCGCGCTCGCCGACTCCCTCGGGCTGCGGGTCGTCGCCGAGGGTGTGGAGGACGAGCGGACCTGGAAGCTGCTCGCGGCGGACGGCTGCCACGCCGCCCAGGGGTGGTTCCACGCCCGGCCGATGCCGGCGGCCGAGCTCGCGGGCTGGCTCGCGCGGTACAGGCCGCTGCGCCCCGGGCGGGAGCCGGGCGCCCTCGCGGCCACCTGA
- the gatA gene encoding Asp-tRNA(Asn)/Glu-tRNA(Gln) amidotransferase subunit GatA: protein MTAAQIAGLIASGETSAVEVATAHLDRIAAVDERVHAFLHVDREGALAAAADVDARRSRGEELGPLAGVPVAVKDVIATKGVPTTAASKILEGWTPPYDATLVERLRGAGTVMLGKTNMDEFAMGSSTEYSAYGPTNNPWDLGRIPGGSGGGSAASLAAYEAPLAIGTDTGGSIRQPGAVTGTVGAKPTYGGTSRYGLIAFSSSLDTPGPCARTVEDAALLHTVIGGYDPRDSTSIPQPVPDVVAAARLGATGDLTGVKLGIVKEFAGEGAEPGVIAAFRESVEALVKLGAEVVEVSCPHFEYALPAYYLIAPSEASSNLARFDGVRYGLRSGDDGKRSLEEVMSLTRDEGFGPEVKRRIILGTYALSSGYYDAYYGQAQKVRTLITRDFTSAFEQVDVLISPTTPFVAFPFGSRTSDPYQMYLSDLYTIPTNLYGGPAISVPCGLSEGLPVGFQIMAPTMADDRMYRVAAALESAVGTLTPPEL, encoded by the coding sequence ATGACGGCGGCGCAGATCGCCGGCCTCATCGCCTCCGGTGAGACCTCCGCCGTCGAGGTCGCCACCGCCCACCTCGACCGGATCGCCGCCGTCGACGAGCGGGTGCACGCGTTCCTGCACGTCGATCGGGAGGGCGCGCTCGCGGCCGCCGCCGACGTGGACGCCCGCCGGTCCCGCGGCGAGGAGCTGGGCCCGCTCGCCGGGGTGCCCGTCGCGGTCAAGGACGTGATCGCGACCAAGGGCGTCCCGACCACCGCCGCGTCGAAGATCCTCGAGGGCTGGACGCCGCCGTACGACGCGACGCTCGTCGAGCGGCTGCGCGGCGCCGGCACGGTGATGCTCGGCAAGACCAACATGGACGAGTTCGCGATGGGCTCCTCCACCGAATACTCCGCGTACGGGCCCACGAACAACCCCTGGGACCTGGGGCGTATCCCGGGCGGCTCCGGCGGTGGCAGTGCCGCTTCGCTGGCGGCGTACGAGGCCCCGCTCGCCATCGGCACCGACACCGGCGGCTCGATCCGTCAGCCCGGCGCTGTCACCGGCACCGTCGGCGCGAAGCCCACGTACGGCGGCACCTCCCGGTACGGGCTCATCGCCTTCTCGTCCTCGCTGGACACCCCGGGGCCCTGCGCGCGTACGGTCGAGGACGCCGCGCTCCTGCACACGGTCATCGGCGGGTACGACCCGCGCGACTCCACCTCGATCCCGCAGCCGGTGCCGGACGTCGTGGCCGCCGCGCGGCTGGGAGCCACCGGTGACCTGACCGGCGTGAAGCTGGGCATCGTCAAGGAGTTCGCGGGGGAGGGCGCCGAGCCCGGCGTGATCGCCGCGTTTCGCGAGTCGGTGGAGGCGCTCGTCAAGCTCGGCGCCGAGGTCGTCGAGGTCTCCTGCCCGCACTTCGAGTACGCGCTGCCCGCCTACTACCTGATCGCGCCGAGCGAGGCGTCGTCCAACCTCGCCCGCTTCGACGGCGTGCGCTACGGCCTGCGCTCCGGCGACGACGGCAAGCGCTCGCTCGAGGAGGTCATGTCGCTGACCCGCGACGAGGGCTTCGGCCCCGAGGTCAAGCGGCGCATCATCCTCGGCACGTACGCGCTCTCCAGCGGCTACTACGACGCGTACTACGGCCAGGCGCAGAAGGTGCGCACGCTGATCACGCGGGACTTCACCTCGGCGTTCGAGCAGGTGGACGTGCTGATCTCGCCGACCACGCCGTTCGTGGCCTTCCCGTTCGGGTCGCGCACCTCGGACCCGTACCAGATGTATCTCTCCGACCTGTACACGATCCCGACCAACCTGTACGGCGGTCCGGCGATCTCCGTGCCGTGCGGGCTGTCCGAGGGTCTGCCGGTCGGTTTCCAGATCATGGCCCCGACGATGGCGGACGACCGCATGTACCGGGTGGCCGCGGCCCTCGAGTCGGCGGTCGGCACGCTCACCCCGCCGGAGCTGTAG
- the ligA gene encoding NAD-dependent DNA ligase LigA, which translates to MAEEVAAGQPTAEQIAAAGAEPTPEASARHAELSEEVRGHQYRYYVLDSPTVSDAEFDKLLRELQELEDQFPALRTPDSPTQNVGGTFSTQFTAVEHAERMMSLDNVFDDAELAGWAERTERDAGGPVEFICELKVDGLAINLTYEKGRLVRGATRGDGRTGEDVTSNVRTIREIPERLAGENPPDLLEVRGEIYFPASAFADLNASLVEQGKAPFANPRNAAAGSLRQKDPRITASRGLRMVVHGIGARKGFTPDSQAHAYEALKAWGLPTSERWKLVPDMAGVREYIAYYAEHRHDVEHEIDGVVVKVNSVAIQGRLGSTSRAPRWAIAFKYPPEEVTTKLLDIDVNVGRTGRVTPFAVLEPVRVAGSTVALATLHNAREVERKGVWIGDTVVLRKAGDVIPEVLGPVMDLRPDDARPFVMPTECPACGTKLAPAKESDIDIRCPNTRSCPAQLRERVFHLAGRGAFDIEVLGYKAAQALLESQIIADEGDLFAITADDLQRSPFFVNKDGSLGSNAVKLLENLEEAKHRPLWRVLVALSIRHVGPTAAQALARHFGSMEALETAVAEARVEELSAVEGVGPTIAESLREWFAVDWHRDIVAKWRTAGVQMEDERTDEGPRPLEGLTVVVTGTLASYSRDAATEAVTSRGGKVSGSVSKKTAFVVVGDNPGSKYDKALQLKVPVLDEDGFGVLLSDGPDAARAVAEIGETPPKE; encoded by the coding sequence GTGGCCGAGGAGGTCGCCGCCGGGCAGCCCACAGCCGAGCAGATCGCGGCCGCCGGTGCCGAGCCGACGCCCGAGGCCAGCGCCCGTCATGCGGAGCTGAGTGAGGAGGTTCGCGGGCATCAGTACCGCTACTACGTCCTCGACTCGCCGACTGTCTCCGATGCCGAGTTCGACAAGCTGCTGCGGGAGTTGCAGGAGCTCGAGGATCAGTTCCCGGCCCTGCGCACGCCCGACTCGCCCACCCAGAACGTGGGCGGCACGTTCTCCACGCAGTTCACGGCGGTCGAGCATGCCGAGCGGATGATGTCGCTCGACAACGTCTTCGACGATGCCGAGCTCGCCGGGTGGGCGGAGCGTACCGAGCGGGACGCCGGCGGTCCGGTCGAGTTCATCTGCGAGCTCAAGGTCGACGGCCTGGCCATCAACCTGACGTACGAGAAGGGCAGGCTCGTCCGCGGTGCGACGCGGGGCGACGGGCGTACGGGTGAGGACGTCACCTCGAACGTGCGAACCATCCGGGAGATCCCGGAGCGGCTCGCCGGCGAGAATCCGCCCGACCTGCTCGAGGTTCGCGGCGAGATCTACTTCCCCGCGTCCGCGTTCGCCGACCTCAACGCCTCTCTCGTCGAGCAGGGCAAGGCGCCGTTCGCCAACCCGCGCAACGCGGCCGCAGGCAGTCTGCGCCAGAAGGACCCTCGCATCACCGCGTCACGAGGGCTTCGGATGGTGGTGCACGGCATCGGTGCTCGCAAGGGCTTCACCCCCGATTCGCAGGCGCACGCGTACGAGGCGTTGAAGGCTTGGGGGCTGCCGACGAGCGAGCGGTGGAAGCTGGTCCCCGACATGGCCGGCGTGCGGGAGTACATCGCCTACTACGCCGAGCACCGGCACGACGTCGAGCACGAGATCGACGGTGTGGTCGTCAAGGTGAACTCGGTGGCGATCCAGGGTCGCCTCGGCTCCACCAGCCGGGCGCCGCGCTGGGCCATCGCGTTCAAGTACCCGCCCGAGGAGGTCACCACCAAGCTCCTCGACATCGACGTGAACGTCGGCCGGACGGGGCGGGTCACGCCCTTCGCGGTGCTCGAGCCCGTACGCGTGGCCGGCTCGACCGTCGCGCTCGCGACCCTGCACAACGCCCGCGAGGTCGAGCGCAAGGGCGTGTGGATCGGCGACACCGTCGTCCTGCGCAAGGCGGGCGACGTCATCCCCGAGGTCCTCGGTCCGGTGATGGACCTGCGCCCGGACGACGCGCGCCCCTTCGTGATGCCGACCGAGTGCCCGGCGTGCGGCACGAAGCTCGCGCCCGCCAAGGAAAGCGACATCGACATCCGCTGCCCGAACACGCGTTCCTGCCCGGCGCAGTTGCGCGAGCGGGTGTTCCACCTGGCCGGTCGGGGCGCCTTCGACATCGAGGTGCTCGGCTACAAGGCCGCGCAGGCGCTGCTCGAGTCGCAGATCATCGCCGACGAGGGCGACCTGTTCGCCATCACCGCCGATGACTTGCAGCGGTCCCCGTTCTTCGTCAACAAGGACGGCAGCCTCGGCAGCAACGCGGTGAAGCTTCTGGAGAACCTCGAAGAGGCCAAGCACCGTCCGCTCTGGCGCGTGCTCGTCGCGCTCTCGATCCGGCACGTCGGCCCCACCGCCGCGCAGGCGCTGGCACGGCACTTCGGGTCCATGGAAGCCCTCGAGACCGCGGTGGCCGAGGCCCGCGTCGAGGAACTGTCCGCGGTGGAGGGCGTCGGCCCGACGATCGCCGAGAGCCTGCGCGAGTGGTTCGCCGTCGACTGGCACCGTGACATCGTCGCGAAGTGGCGCACCGCCGGCGTCCAGATGGAGGACGAACGGACGGACGAGGGCCCCCGGCCGCTGGAAGGGCTCACAGTCGTGGTGACGGGAACCCTGGCCTCGTATTCGCGTGACGCGGCCACGGAGGCGGTGACGTCCCGCGGCGGCAAGGTGAGCGGCTCAGTGTCGAAGAAGACGGCATTCGTGGTCGTGGGCGACAACCCCGGCAGCAAGTACGACAAGGCGTTGCAGCTGAAGGTTCCGGTGCTGGACGAGGACGGCTTCGGGGTCCTGCTCAGCGACGGGCCGGACGCGGCCCGCGCGGTGGCGGAGATCGGGGAGACGCCGCCCAAGGAGTGA
- the gatC gene encoding Asp-tRNA(Asn)/Glu-tRNA(Gln) amidotransferase subunit GatC gives MAAISREEVAHLARLSRLAVTDEELDRFAGQLDVILQSVARIGDVAADDIPPTSHSVPLTNVYRDDVVQPCLRQEDVLAGAPDAAEGRFRVPRILDEEE, from the coding sequence ATGGCCGCCATCTCCCGCGAAGAGGTCGCGCATCTCGCGCGCCTGTCGCGGCTCGCCGTGACCGACGAGGAGCTGGACAGGTTCGCCGGTCAGCTCGATGTCATCCTGCAGTCGGTCGCCCGGATCGGTGACGTGGCCGCCGACGACATCCCGCCCACCTCGCACTCCGTGCCGCTGACCAACGTCTACCGCGACGATGTCGTGCAGCCGTGCCTGCGGCAGGAGGACGTTCTCGCCGGCGCTCCCGACGCCGCCGAGGGCCGTTTCCGCGTACCGCGCATCCTCGACGAGGAGGAGTGA